From a single Hippoglossus stenolepis isolate QCI-W04-F060 chromosome 2, HSTE1.2, whole genome shotgun sequence genomic region:
- the herc3 gene encoding probable E3 ubiquitin-protein ligase HERC3, with protein sequence MLCWGNAKDGQLGIGLERNPLFEPKNCHVFIGRGLKEVSCGGQYSMFLLYDGSVYTCGSNSCGQLGHDKPGTSPELVGALDTQKITNVSSGRAHSMAVNEKGQVFAWGAGEGGQLGLGTAEVAVRIPRLVKRLCDHHISQVMCGNQHCIALSRDGQLFTWGQNASGQLGLGKGEPSKLFPHPLMSLAGIPLAQIIAGGDHSFALSLSGAVFGWGKNRAGQLGLNDKQDRAVPCHIKFLRSQKVVYISCGDEHTAALTKDGGLFTFGDGSWGQLGHGSSNNELLPRRVLELMGTEVSQITCGRQHTLAFVPSSGLVYAFGCNSHGQLGTGILGDGRSPFPVKTNLLTGHFHRAESRHYIVTKIICGGDHSFLLYSNEQSSVPPEDFRVINISKSLTPINYERLNSWRLKLMYNTDSSVTNDIIIQLSSTACWNASFLDQSDDIHFKTNPKIPGIDLNSVRLLFEALSKPAFSGLLEQATKSFESLLIPQLPHSPPDVEAMRIYLILSECPALQDSKNYIRLTIPLAMAILRLDANPSKVLDNWWCFVDDSVFTRMVDIYKSIVVFMLTGGKTLLVPMFYENYFLAALRLLEKLHKVNLKAQHVEYNRFYIPDVTSLVDIQEDYLKWFLSKAEIKMGSSPSQSDFPSVNLCAYPFILNAQAKTTMLQTDAELQMQMAVSGANLHNVFMLLTLEPHLARNPYLVIHVRRDHLVSDTLRELTMYSDVDLKKPLKVIFDGEEAVDAGGVTKEFFLLLLKELMDPVYGMFTPYKESNLLWFSDKCFVEENWFHLIGIICGLAIYNSTVVDLHFPLALYKKLLDVSPLLEDFKELSPTEARSLQQLLDYEGGDVEETFLLNFAITRENYGMTEVKELIPGGESISVDKNNRKEFVEAYLRYVFSDSVSEQYSAFSSGFLKVCGGEILALFQPSELMAMVVGNNNYNWEEMEKNAAYKGEYTATHPTVRLFWEVFHEFPLEKKKQFLLFLTGSDRIPIHGMESLRIIIQSTMAEEHYLPVAHTCYNLLDMPRYHTKEILCRRLTQAVEQYEGFSLV encoded by the exons ATGCTGTGTTGGGGGAACGCAAAGGATGGACAGCTGGGCATTGGCCTGGAGAGGAACCCCTTGTTTGAGCCAAAGAACTGTCATGTGTTCATTGGCCGGGGACTGAAGGAGGTCTCGTGTGGAGGACAATACTCAATGTTCCTGCTGTATGATGGCAGCGTGTACACATGTGGCTCTAACAGCTGTGGACAGCTGGGCCACGACAAGCCAGGGACTTCCCCAG AGCTAGTTGGAGCTCTGGATACTCAGAAGATAACAAATGTGTCGAGTGGTCGAGCCCATTCTATGGCGGTGAATGAGAAGGGTCAAGTTTTTGCCTGGGGAGCTGGTGAAGGGGGTCAGCTCGGCCTGGGGACTGCAGAGGTGGCTGTTCGCATCCCAAG GTTGGTCAAAAGACTGTGTGACCATCACATCTCCCAAGTAATGTGTGGAAATCAGCACTGCATCGCACTTTCTCGAG ATGGCCAGCTATTCACGTGGGGCCAGAACGCCAGCGGTCAGCTCGGCCTGGGAAAAGGAGAACCCAGCAAACTGTTCCCTCATCCCCTGATGTCTCTGGCTGGAATCCCTCTGGCACAGATCATCGCTGGGGGAGACCACAGCTTCGCTCTCTCCTTGTCCGGAGCTGTGTTTGGCTGGGGCAAAAACAGAGCGGGACAACTGGGTCTCAATGATAAACAAG ATCGTGCCGTCCCCTGCCACATCAAATTTTTGAGATCTCAAAAAGTTGTTTACATCAGTTGTGGAGATGAACATACAGCAGCACTCACAAAG GACGGTGGCTTGTTTACGTTTGGCGATGGCTCGTGGGGTCAGCTGGGTCACGGCTCCAGCAACAATGAACTTTTACCCAGACGAGTGCTGGAGCTCATGGGCACTGAGGTGTCCCAGATCACCTGTGGCAG GCAGCACACATTGGCGTTTGTGCCGTCCTCTGGACTGGTGTATGCATTCGGTTGTAACAGCCATGGGCAGCTTGGCACAGGAATACTGGGAGATGGTAGAAGTCCATTTCCTGTGAAGACCAATTTGTTGACTGGTCATTTCCATAGAGCAG AATCAAGACACTATATAGTGACCAAAATCATCTGTGGAGGAGACCATAGTTTCTTATTGTACTCCAATGAACAG AGCTCCGTCCCCCCAGAAGACTTCAGGGTGATCAACATCAGTAAAAGCCTGACCCCAATCAATTATGAACGGCTAAATTCATGGAGGTTAAAACTGATGTACAACACAGATTCCAGTGTCACCAA CGACATTATTATTCAACTCTCCTCCACGGCTTGTTGGAACGCCAGCTTCTTGGACCAAAG TGATGACATCCACTTCAAAACCAACCCAAAGATCCCGGGCATCGATCTCAACTCGGTCAGACTTCTGTTTGAGGCTCTCAGCAAACCGGCCTTCTCTGGGCTTCTGGAGCAG GCCACCAAGAGTTTTGAGAGTCTGCTGATCCCTCAGCTGCCGCACTCTCCTCCGGACGTAGAGGCCATGAGGATCTACCTCATCTTGTCTGAGTGTCCAGCGCTGCAGGACTCCAAGAACTACATCCGCCTCACTATCCCCTTGGCAATGGCCATCCTCCGGCTCGACGCCAACCCCAGCAAAGTATTGG ACAACtggtggtgttttgtggacgaCAGCGTGTTCACCAGAATGGTCGACATTTACAAGAGCATCGTCGTGTTCATGCTGACGGGAGGAAAGACGCTGCTCGTGCCCATGTTCTACGAGAACTATTTTCTTGCAGCGCTAAGGCTGCTGGAAAAACTCCACAAG GTGAACTTAAAGGCCCAGCATGTGGAGTACAACCGCTTTTATATCCCCGACGTCACCAGCCTGGTGGACATCCAGGAAGACTACCTCAAGTGGTTTCTGAGTAAAGCTGAGATT AAAATGGGATCATCCCCTTCGCAG AGTGACTTTCCCTCAGTGAACCTTTGTGCCTACCCGTTCATACTGAATGCCCAAGCCAAGACAACCATGCTGCAAACAGATGCTGAACTGCAGATGCAG ATGGCAGTAAGCGGTGCAAACCTACACAACGTCTTCATGCTGCTCACGCTGGAACCCCACCTCGCCCGAAATCCTTACCTGGTGATACACGTGCGCAGGGACCATTTAGTTAGCGACACCCTGCGGGAGCTCACCATGTACTCTGACGTGGACCTGAAGAAGCCACTTAAG GTGATCTTCGATGGAGAGGAGGCCGTGGACGCAGGCGGAGTAACTAAGGagttcttcctgctgctgttaaaggAGCTGATGGATCCTGTTTATGGGATGTTCACTCCCTACAAAGAGTCCAACCTGCTGTGGTTCTCAGACAAA TGTTTCGTAGAAGAGAACTGGTTTCATCTGATCGGGATCATCTGCGGTCTGGCCATCTACAACTCCACTGTGGTGGACCTGCACTTCCCCCTGGCTCTCTACAAGAAGCTGCTGGACGTGTCGCCGCTGCTCGAGGACTTCAAGGAGCTCTCCCCAACCGAGGCCAG GAGTCTACAACAACTTCTAGACTATGAGGGAGGTGACGTAGAGGAGACGTTTCTTCTCAACTTTGCT ATCACCAGGGAGAACTACGGCATGACAGAGGTGAAGGAGCTGATCCCTGGAGGAGAGAGCATCAGCgtggacaaaaacaacag gaagGAGTTCGTGGAGGCCTACCTGCGCTACGTGTTCTCGGACTCGGTGAGCGAGCAGTACTCCGCCTTCTCCTCAGGTTTCCTGAAAGTGTGTGGAGGCGAGATCCTGGCGCTGTTCCAGCCGTCGGAGCTGATGGCCATGGTGGTCggcaacaacaactacaactgggaggaaatggagaag AATGCTGCTTACAAAGGGGAATACACAGCCACTCATCCAACTGTCAGATTGTTCTGGGAGGTTTTCCACGAGTTCCctctggagaagaagaagcagttcTTGT TGTTCCTGACCGGCAGCGACCGCATCCCCATCCACGGCATGGAGAGCCTGCGCATCATCATCCAGTCCACCATGGCCGAGGAGCACTACCTGCCGGTGGCCCACACCTGCTACAACCTGCTGGACATGCCCCGCTACCACACCAAAGAGATCCTGTGCCGCCGTCTCACTCAGGCCGTGGAGCAGTACGAGGGCTTCAGCCTGGtgtga